A window of Equus caballus isolate H_3958 breed thoroughbred chromosome 21, TB-T2T, whole genome shotgun sequence genomic DNA:
attttgttttataattatgtaaaatatttacaggATTCCAAAATCAAATCAACAAAAAGGTTCATTCAAAGTTTAGCTTCAAGCTCTGGCTCCTCCATCCTGTTCCCTCCCTCTTCGtatatgtaaacatttttaattttatggtttaGCCTTGTTCTCTCCATCTATTTATACTGATATTTAGGAAGGTTTGCATCTTTGCTATAATGACTAccatatatatctgtatataataCCCTTAGTCTTCTTTTTCAGCTCCTGTGTGTCAGTTCTCTACTATGATGGATATCCAAATCTGCTAATAaattcttcttccctctccatccCCCCTACATCTGATATGAACGTCATTTTACTTCCAGTTAATAATTATATGACAATcagcaaatattattttcatatggACTTTTCAGTCTCTGAATTTTGACAGATGCTATGTACCTACATTGTCAGGGCATACAGACGTTATACACTAGAGCCATCCCGTCTAACCATCATTTCACCCAGTTCTacagagaaatatatattcagtGCTCCCAACTGGTTCTTACGTTGGCCTCTCCAATCTCTTTGGTTGTCTGAAACTCTTTCTCTATCAGGTTCCCCAGGAAGAGTTCATGGGAACAATATTCCCCAAGGACATGCATGTTCAAACAAGTTTCTTTGTGGCCTTTACACCTCAAAGCTCCTTGCCAGCTGGTTCATGCTCGACTTTGACAACAGTCTAACACTGGAGGGACAGGCAAGGCCAGAGAGGCAGACGGCACTCGGTCCTCACTTTCCACTCACCCAGGAACGGGCGGACCTCTGACGGCTGCTGGGTGTCACTGCACCCAGGGGCCCTCCGGGCAGCTCAGCCCATGCAAACTGCCAGCAGCCCCGAGTCAGGTCTGCCGACTGCGCCACATCCTGTGGTGCCGGGTGCAGCCTCCtgggaaggggtggagggaggctcTGCTGCGTCCTCAGTCCTTCACTGTCCCCTCTGAGGGGAGTGGCTGCTAATTCCTCATATgaaattttcccttttctgtctcCTGACGGACAGCAGGCCAGTGTCTCTTGTCAAATTGCCAACGTCTTGGGCGCTCTAGTACGTGTGTGCTCTCCTGAGGTGGCTGACGTTCTTGGTTAAAAACACAAAGCCCTTTAAGTGCCCTCCATCGGGGCTCTGGCGAGTGGAGAGCATGTCTGTGTGGGGTCTTCTCTGTGCCCTTTTTGCTGCAGCACATTGCCCCTGGCATAGCTACCCACGCGACATGGCTCCCAACTGCACTTGTGCGAAATCTGaggtttctttcctcctttcccaggTATTGAGGCATCATAGTTAGgggaaaaagtatttaaattcTTTGGGGAGTCAAGTTTTGAGAAGGTttcaagtaatttaaaaactgtaaaagCTTTTGAAACCCCAACTCTGAAAAGTTCCTTGTAATTTTATGAATAATCTCTATACATTGTCTATTCAGGGGAGGGTGACCAAAAGTCCAGGCAAATGATCATCTCAAATAAGGTAGTTTAGTGTCTAGTGTCtagatgaaaaatatactttgtACGTCTCAGGGCAAAAAATGGGAGACTTGCTAAGATAAGAGCAAAGTATTTCTCATAACTTGGGGTTTTCACAAGTCTTTGAACCTGATAAACTTGTTAGCACGGTGGCCAATCTGCAGAGACCAATGAGCCAAAGCATCCCAGGGGCTCAGAAAAACAATGTAAGACGTTTCACTTGGCATCGGCATTCTGAAGACTTCATATAAAGAAAGCAAACGAAGGATCTTTGGTGGCTTATTTCTGGGCAGCGGACGCAGTGCTGGTCCACAGATTGTCTGGTCTGCTTCCCGGCCACAGATGCTCTTCCAGCGAGCATAAGGCCCCTGGGCCCACCGTCCACAGAAAAGGTCCAGCTTCAGCAGAAGACTCTCTTCCTCAGGAGTCTTAGGGGTGGGAGCAAGAGCATCCTCATTCGGGCCGGCCAAGAgctttgaaagaaggaaagaactgCCACTTTAAACTGCCCAtcccccctccctgctctgtAGCATCAAAATAGATTGTTTTACTCAAATAGATCATTTTACTGCTATGAATGCCTTACATTTTACTGCTATGAATGCCTTACATTTAAGAACACAGTGCAGACAAATGAAATAGGCCCCATGGCACATTGGTCACACTAAATTTCCATTACAAGAAAAACTCACACTACGTATGGATGTGGTTAAGGACAAGTTGTATTTGGTGCCAAGGTTTTTAAAAGCACTGTTTTGACATTAAAATGGGTTCTTCTCTGAATTAATGCCCTATGCCTTCTGAGttcttttcagagttttctaGAATTTCCTCTTCAGGACGAAGAAATCTGAAAGGGCTATCAGGCCGGACTTTCTAGTGCTTCTAAATTGGAAACAGATAAAGACGCTTATTAGTAATTTCTCACAgcacacaataaaatttttatgaaacacaaaataattaaaaagttttacttaaaaaaaattgattattTACCGTCTCTAATCAGTAAATCTTACTTCTAAACACAAAGCATTCTTTTTCCTTGTACAAAAATGGGTATTTATTGCTAGCTGAAAAAATCAGTACTGTCTTTATGGATTTTTCTTTACTGACAACTCAAGTTCTAGTCACTAGGGTAACAAAAGCATCCTTCTATTTAAAAAGCTGGTCCAATAAAACTCAAAGAACCGTCTTGTCTATGAACGCTCATTGACAATAGTATAGGGGCCTTCTTGAGTCAGGTGAGGGGGGCACGTCCTCCGGGACCACCCTTCATTCCTGACTCTCCGACTCTCTCGTGTCTCTGGCCTCTTGTTCTCACAGCCCTCAACCCTGCCTGCTGCCTTAGTATCTGCATGTCTGCAGTGTCTGTTTGCTGTCTGTCCTGACAGCTCCACAGGGTCAGGGTGTCACCAGACCCACCGACTGCATCCTGGCCCTGggacggtgcctggcacacagcaggcgctctATAAACGCGTGTTGTGGGCAAACAGCTCAGGATGAAAGCTGTGGGGCTTGGGGACAATTGCTCACGCGGGCACTTGGGAGGTGGTGGCCTGGGAGGTGCCGGAAGGCCTGGGGAGCCCAGCTTCTCTCTGGGCTGGAGCCTCACTGACAGCCCCCTTCCCTGTCATCACCAGCTTCCTGGGCTTGACCACCTGGGCAGCACCGTCACTACCCTGGGAAGAGCCTCATCTAGGGGTCTGGGCTACAGCTCCCTCCCCTGCCACCACCGCCCCACCTGCCCCCCAGGGCTGCTCTTCCTCTGCACCCCCCAAGGAGGCACAGCAGGGCCCAAAGCCATACAGAGAAATGTTCAGGAACGACTGACGTCCCCCCGTCCTCCTGCAGGAACCCATTTCTGTGTCTCCTTGTTGAGAAGTAAATTCTATCTTTTTTAGCATGCCATAATTTTAAACCATTTGCGATACTGTATTTAAGAATCAAGATAAATTCTggataaaattttcttaaagacAGGATAAATCTTCTCCCTCGGAAGTGTGGAGAGAGCCAGCCTTGCACCCGGAACTGCCCTGGACCACACGGAGGAGGAGCCGCCTCCCGCGGGCTCCCCCCTCAGCGCCACCTGGAGACATCCCCGAGTGCCACTCCCACAGGCAGAGTCAGCTGCGACAAAGCCGTCTGagaaaagaggaggggagggaaaggagtTCTCTAATGGTCAATACACCTGAATTCGGGGAGCGCTGAGACTTACATGTTTTCCTTCAAAGAGGCAAGATAGGATTCGGTGTCGGCCGCGGGGATTTCTGAGTCCAGGCCGGACAAGTACCGGTAGACGTAGGAGAACGTCTCGAACGGGATGCGGGCGGGCCCGCCCTCGGGGTCCGTGGTCAGGATCTCGCACAGGTTCTTCATCGCAGAGTTTAAGGACTAGAAACACCACAGacgggaggcgggggtgggggcggggggggacgACACGACAATCACTACTTGGATTCACTAAAATCGAAAGCAAAGACACCAGCGGAATAAACACTCAAGTGTATTTTTCAGAAATTCTTCAAAAAGTATGTTCTCGATCTAAACTAAGAAGGAGGTGAGTTTATAATCGccatgaggaaagaaagaaaaagggaaggttTGATCGGGATGCCACTgacctgaaaaaaattttaattcctaGGTTTTATTTTACGTTAAAATGGGAATGACTCTCAAGGACAAGAGGAAGCATCAGTCTCATTAAAGACGGACTTTCTGAGGCAACGCAGAACCTCCAGCGCCACGACATACCTACGGACATACCTACGGACAGCACACTGTCACCAACCAGAGGGACCACTTGGGGAGGGGGGGGCTGGCAGGGCGGTTGCCCCGTGCGCCATGCTGACGCCCACCCGCCCGTGGGGCTCCGTGCAGGACTCGCCCTTGCTCTGGGCCTTGCCTCAGCTCCGGGAACACcatgcccccccccaccccctccccacatctCTCTTATGCTCCTCCCCTCTGAATAGGTCagtcaccccaccccaccctggcaACATCCTTGACTTTCAGCCTGAACTCTGGTCCCTTCCTCCCAACACAGCATAAGCTTCCAGAGCATGCTGACCCTCCCTTTCAAGCCCCGGGCCTGAGGAAATGTGTTCCGGGCTGGGGGAGCCATCGCCTATGTCAAACACACCGGGAAGGCCCACAAGGACGAGGGCTGGTGGTAGTACCAGGTTTTGTCTGATCCCTGGTGGCTTCCCGGGAGCATCTTGGAGGAGTGGAAGGGTCCACAGCCTACATCCACAGGAGCGTGTGCCATGGTGGAGTGTGGGAGCGGCTCCTACCAGCCCACTGCTACATCTCCAGGATTTCTGTGAGATGGCTGCTCTCACGTCGGTAGCTTGgaatcagccatggtgggagtcTTCACACCACGTTTACGGGCAAGCACTGCAAATAAGGGCCCCCCGACACACCCTGCAGACAAGGTGGAGGTGACAGCTGCAGCCAGCCTCCAAAGACAGACTCGAATGCTCCGGGAAGCACCTGCGGGAGCAATCTGGGCTGCACttaggaagaggaaagaacaagagaaaaaccaGTGGGATGGTACAGAGGATCGTCCCCAGAGGAAAGCCACAGGTGCAGGGAGTCACACAGAGATCTGCTCGACTGGGCCGCAACTGTGGGGAAACAAATCCACGTCCTTAGGGACGTGTGAAGGGCTGgatccaggtttttttttttaaaccaatatctcccagtttctgtgggtcaggagtctggacACAGCTGAGCTGGGTCCTCTGTAAGGCCCCAGTTGAGGTGTTGGCCAGGGTTTGcttctcatctggaggcttgacTGGTGACAGATCCAATTCCGATCTCACTTAGGCTGTTGGCTGTAAGTTGGAGGGGCCAAGCTCCTTGCTGGTTCTTGGCTGGAGGCCACCCTAAGACCCTAAAGGCGGCCCGCAGTTCCCTGACACAGGGCCCTCTCTGTAGGCCCTCTCACAATGGGACACCTTGCTTCTTCAAAGCTCCAGGAGCTCAACCAGGTTCTCACAGTAGATATCAGAGAACAATTGCCTTGTGCTTCTGGCAGGGGGGAGGGAAAACGCAGCAGGACTGAAATGAGGTTCATGCACAGAACATCACTAACGGCCAGCACTTGCCATGTTCCAGGCGCCCTCTGAGACGTTGCCTCGGCATCTCCTTCACTCCTCACAGCAACCACATGACACAAGGACAgtggggcccagagaggctaagtcacttgcccaaggtaagCCAGCTGGGTGGGAACACAGGCAGTTGGCCTCCTGAGCACGTCCCTAGACCACCGTGTTCCATCACCACTAACAGCCGCTGGGCTGGCTCAGGGAGTGAGTGACAGGGACAGACACGCTGCCACATTCCGGGATTCCAGGCATTCggctggaggaggtgagggcctGAACACATCTCCCCCATCATCCTCAGCTGGGACTCTGGGGCGTCTGGAAAACCACTTCCCACACTCACTGGGACTGACGGCCCTGGCTGTCGACGGCTGGGCACATATAGCACAGTTCTGACGTCAGTCTACCTCTGGAGGCAAAACGATGCTCGAATGAGAAAAATCTATTGTATTCATTCTGTGGAGCAGCAGCATTTCTCTAAGGATACAGCGCAAGTCACCCCTCTAAAGACTGTCCTTGGGAGAAGACTCGGGAAAAATACAGTTGTGTGTTTTACAATACATGCACCTTGCTTGAAACTTTTCAAAGACACATTACGTTAAGTTTTGCTTTTATATCCGACACAAGTGGAAGAAGGGGCCTCAGAGTGTGCAAGTGCGGAGCCTCCAGAGGGATGGGGGGAAGGAAGCAGCTGGCGAGGAGCAGGCAGACGAGATCGCGTAACATGATGTTCAAACGCTTCCGAGGAGGAggtgtttaaggaaaaaaatacatcaaaacatTCTAGCATCACTGCCTTCTGCAAAGGCACGATGACATTATCGGTGTTAACATTTCTGACAATAAGATTTGCAGCAATTTTTATATCCAAAAGGATCCATAAAGCAACTTGCCTAGTTTTGCACAGAGAGTTATGTTTCTTATAAACAGGTTTCTCAATTCCAAATGGTGATAGGTAGTAAGGCTGCTTGCTCGCCAGTCAAAAGATCCCCCTCCAAGGCAGGCGGCCCCCCTTCTAAGCTGCCTGTTGCTGATTTATTCTCAGGTACCAAAGACATGCTGGAAGTGGTGACGACAAGCTGCACTTTGTTTTAGCCACAAGTTTCCACCCGAGCTGTCATCTGAAATTAACGTGGAGACACGGAAAACGGGTGTGGAGGCCACTGCTGCTTCCTGAGCATCCTCGGCATGCCAGCTCTGTGGAATTTTTCAGTTTCAGAAGTTTGGCTGCTCTCGTGACGACACAGAGCCACCTCACAGCTCCCAAAGTGTCCCCTTCTGCTAGCAGGGAAATAAAAGTGAGAACAGTATCTTGACTGACCCCTTTAATAGAACAAGAACAGAGGGGCTCTCAGTCCCCGGGGTGTGGCCGGACCCTGCTCAGGAGGGGGACCTGACAATGGCAAGCAGTGGTATTAACCCCAGaatctcagtttttaaaagccTGTGATTCTTTTCATTCTGTCTTCTTATCCTCACAGGTTTCCTAATCTAAACACTTGTGGCAGGTGAGGGTGGGAGACCCACGTTCTCCAGGTGGCTGGGACACAGTCCTAGGGTGAAGCCCATCTGTTcagccccaccctgccccatCATTGTCCGGGAAAGGGATGCAGGGGCCACCACGTCCAGCATCCGCCGACACGTGTGGGTCGGATGTGAGCGCAGCACCAAGACCAGTGGAAAGGCGTGGGGGGTGAGCGCACCCCATCTCGCCTCTCCCCCAGCAGTGGGGTGACCAGTGCGGGGGGCAGTGAGCCCAGGGGCCCGAGAGCAGCCCCTTCCTCGTGGGAGGCAGTCACTGAAGCTGTGAGCGCCTGAGGCTCACAGTCACACTGGGGGATGAAAGGAATCTTCCTGGGCGTCTCAGAGCAGGCTGCAGAGGCCTCGCTGGGGAAACGTGAATGGAgagtgtgggacgccgcctccaccaCGGGACACCTGCTGCCACTTTGGGCCAACGGGTGCCTCAGTGGGTCAGCAACACCAAACCCAACGTGTGGAAGCACAGCCACGCATGGATGATGTTCTAAGAACTCCAAAGTGACTGCTGTTAGGAGGCCGACATCAAAAGCTTCTTAGGGCGTAAATCATTTTAGGTTATAAAATGATATTAATGATAATCCTTAGGAGTTGCTATTCTCTGAGACAGGAAATTTCAGGCTCTTGCAAGGTGGTCCCAACCGGTAGGCAGCACACTCCTTGGCTACAGAGTCACTAGCAGGGGTCCCTCCATCCTCAGTGTCCATGCACTGGTAGCAGCAGCTCTGGAGCCTGTgctctgagtttgaatcctgctcCACCACTTCCAGTCTGAGCCACTTCCGCCTCACAGTTCCCCATCCTACGACTGGAACCAGGACCTTCCTCAGAGGGCCGCGGGGAGGATAAAGGAGCATAGAAAGGGCTCCAGACATTCCTGCCCATGACGAGAACCCTAGAAGTGATGCCCACTGTCCTGAGCAATACATTCAGATGGAAAATTACGTCACACGCATGTATATTTGCAGTTGTAAACAGAGAGAGATGCTCTCCTGATTAATAAAGTTCTAATGCTTTTTGAAGCCCAACTAGAGGCAGGTTTGTGTGTCATGGTGATAGACTTTCTCAGTCAgggtgtgggggcgggggggggtggggactTGGTTCAcaatatttatgttaaaaaaaaaattccagggcagcccggtggtgtagtggttacgttctcgtgctccactgtggcagtcccgggttcgctggctcagatccAGGCATGGCcctatgcacagctcatcaagccatgctgtggcaggcgtcccacgtgtaaagtagaggaagatgggcacggatgttagctcagggccagtcttccttagcaaaaagagaaggattggtggcggatgttagctcagggctaatcttcctcaaaaaaaaaaaaaaaatcccatgcttaaaaaacaagatgaaaaaaattCTGATCCACCGCTTTAAGGCTCAGGACCACTGACGGTGCTGCAGAAACCTACCGATAAAGGTCACAACATGAAATGTGATCATTTCTCCCGGCGAGCACACCACGGCCTTGGGGAAGAGGACAGGAAGCACGAACACGCCCACACACGCCCCGCCTGGGGCAGCCTACCATGCCCCTTAACCCCATCTGCAGCTTCCAAGGCACGGCTAGAGCAGCACTCAGTGCTTCACGGACATAACAGAAGGTCAGTCCAAGGACAGAGGGGCACGTGCCTCGCCTGTTTGTTCCAGAACCTTCAGAACTCAGAACAGGGCCCAGCACAAAGCAGTGCAGACAAAGGTGTGTggtgggatgaatgaatgaatgaatgacgcATATGACTCAGAAATTCACGTGGCGGTTCTAGTCTTTGTAGAGACCTTAAACTTAATCCATCTGACTAGGGTGAATTTGAGGAGAAATTTAAGAGCACGGAGAAAGTATCTGCCACAAGGCGTGCAGGGGCCGGGGATGAACTGGCACGAAGAGCATGTGGTGCTGATGCAGAGCAACTAGATTCCAATCCTACAGAATCCTCTGTGGACAAGAATGAACAGGCAGTAACCCATCACAACTACTCCTCATCATCTCGCTTCACTTGTTTCCTCCTTTTTGAaggttttgggggatttttttagCATAAAGATAAATGCTAAGATGCCAGACTACCCCAAGGATCATCTCCTGGAGGTCACAGCATCATGTTCCCAGTGCACCTTCAAGCTACCCAGGCACACAGTGGTGTCAACAAGGCACGGCTCCCCCAGGGCCGCCCTGACCTGCAGACCAGGGCAGATGGAGGGTGCCCTTTGAACTCCTGCTCTGCATTTGTGGGGCAGGGAGGCCGGGCAGAGCCTGGAGCCGGGCAGTGAACCAGCCCAGGCTGCAGTGAACtggacagggcagagcaggaaAACCACAACCCCGAGTCCAGCCGGCCCAGAGCAGAGGACGGCCACGGCTTCCCACAGCAGGAAGGGGGCCGCTGGCACCGGGAGAGAGTCAGGACCAACGCAACGCTGCTGCCCAGGTGGCCTAAGTAGGGGACAGAGAAGGTCCCACACTGGCCGATGGGGATAAGTAACACAtcacaggaagaaaagagaagcatgTGCGCTGTTTCTTACGTCCCTTCCCCGGCACTCAGTTTAAGAGGCTGATGCACCATCTTTAACAAAATGTCTCCATCTAGCGTCACAGGCCACACATGCACGAAAGATTCCACCTTCCCAAACAGATTCCATCCGGATACACATCCAGGCCCTCATTTTCATGATTAGGGAGGCAGAAATTACAAAGATGGATGCCCAAAATATGAAATATCCTACTTTCTCACTATTATTAAAATCTAAATTTCACAACCAAGTTGAGAGGCACAAAGCAGACCCATTAATTCAAATAGTAGACAATAATTTTATATGATTAAAACCTTGCTTTCACAGAGTTCCAGACAgacaaagcaacagaaaatttTCTCCAATAGTTCAATTTGTCTTTGTCCTTCCCACTTGCACACCCCCAGAGACCCTCCCCTGGTGACATCGGAGCCTGTGTCTGCTACGGGTGTGCTTCTGGGCCTGCGGGCGTCCAGCCCTCCGCACAATTAGCCCAGGGCTGACCAGAAATACTGGCTTTGGGCAGTTACATAACAAACATGTTGCTCATTACGCAACGACCAGCCTAACGCCGGACTTTATGGGATTTCAGAGCTTCTCACTGGGGCTCCTGATAGAACCAGAAAATTGCGGTACTTTCACACAGCTGCTATCACACAGCAGGGAAGATGAACGAGCTGTAGCGGTATGTAATGATGCAAATGAACGAATATAGAACTCTAATTGGGAATAAAAAAAGTTTCAGATGATTACTAACAACATAATTATCTTTTCATAAAGTTAAAACCAACTAAAGTTAAATACTGTATTTCCTGGGGTATATATGCGATCGAAGAGAAGCAGGAGATTCAGGGCGGCTGATGCTCAcggcgggggaggcgggggcggcgGGAGAGGAGAAGACAGGGAGTCGCAGGTTGCTGTCAGTTACTGATCGTGCAGGGTGGTAGTTCATGGGTATTTATCacataaagtaatttttaaaaattagaaagcaatTAAAGGAGCTCATGCACCGGCCCGAGATGAGGGTGCGCCATGCAGTGAGGGTCACGAGTTATCCAGTTATGTGCTCTGGGCTCCAAAGACTGAAGGGAGGgggtaaaaaaaaatctcatctctGCAGTCAAGGGGGCCGGTTCTCTCTGCTCAACCCCTCTTCACGAGCTTCAATGCagccctccttccctcacccccgGGCCTCACAGAGCCATGGCGCTGGAGAAGGAAGTCCTGACCACGTCCTCCCAGGGCCTCCCCACCACACCCCACCTCTCAACCTCTGACCTCTCAACCTCCGACCTCTGGTTCACAAACGCCCTCACCTCACGCACTGGAGGGTCATCTGCGTCTCCATTCCTGAGTCGTCTGGGTTGTACTTTAACAGCGGCAAAGTTGCCCTGAATCTCTCAGTGCCCAATAATAGATTTTAACTAAAGCATAAACTAATTCCATGCCTctttccacagatgaggaaaacagatATTGTCAGTACCACAAATCATGTGTAGTTGAATAAAAAGTCACGGATGCCTTCTCTTCTAAAACCGAAATACATTTTAATAGTATCTATATATTTCATCTACTGTTAATATCTTCTAAATTGAGGTATCCATAGGTCTTTAACTTCTGTAAAGTAAAATAACCATAAGCCTAAAAATACAACAGGCATCTAAAAAGAATTCCCTTTCTAAGACAAAGTTACTAAAGTAATGAAAGTGTTTCCTTCAGTTACTGAAACACCTAAGTCGTTTTTGAGCCAGGCCTATGATTACACAGAATTATGAATACACTGTTTAAAGGTACCTACCCCACCAAGCATGCTACATCCAAGCGCTAAAAACTTCATCCACTCCATGTTCTTTCCACAAGGATCCAACTGTAAGAGAGCTCGGAATTTTTCTACCGGCAGGCACAAATTCTTCCATTTCTGCTCAAGATCTGCCAAGTCCACATATTGCTTGTGGCCACACTGTTTAGAAAACACGGTATGACACAAtttatataagtttaaaaaaCTCGAGAAATAATATAAGGCTTGTGAATACTCAAACACACTCCACCCCACTCAGAGAAGGACGAGCTTGGAATTCGCGATTCGGTTAgctctggggagggagggtgggaatgAGCGGGGTGGGAGGGACACTCGGGCGGGGAGCGGGCAGTGAGCCAGATACTGGCAACAATTTGCttcttaaaagacaaaaggaCTGTGAAGCAATTATGGCATTATGTTATGACTTAATAAAAAGGGCCTTCAGATATTGGGTATATGATTCTCTCTTGTCTGTGTGAAATACTTCACAATAAActtcagtgaacaaaataaaaacatttaaaatccaACCCCAGAACATGTTAATAGTTAAATAGGAGAAatcttaaaactgaaaataaatgtattctttCTACTAtggtaaacaaatgaaaattgctAACTTCTGCAATCTGCTAGTAGGACTCTGTGTGAAAAAGCTTTGAGCATTTTAGCATGTCTTTTTCCAAACTATTCCTTTTGGTGGTTATTCATTTTCCCTGAAGGCAGAAAGTCATGGAAAAGTCTTATTCTCAGAAGTGAATGTATCTTGCACCAAAGCACAGTACTTTGAAAGGTATAGTGGGGACGAGTCACTTTAAAAATCAAGGTTATACCGTTGATGTCGTTTTTAGCAAGACCACCCAGTCATTATGAATGCGGATGCTCACGTGCTCTGGAGGGCTGGAAACCAGACGCCAAGGGCAATCACCTTTCAGATTAACAAGGCAGCAGATCACCACTTTAGTGTGTACATAATTTTTATAAACACGTATTTCAAGAAGAGACTTGCAACCCCCATCTCTAGAATTTCctgttttcagaatttttagtCCAGCAGCATCTAGCGTCTTAATTTGGTactgtatttaaaagaaattagagtTCATTTCCTACAATCTAATCATGAATAGCTCTTTGGGGTTCTTTAAACTAGAAAAAGGCCAGGGAACACAACAGATTCCTTCTTTGAGTGACCCTGGAAGGTTTATCGCAGGGAAAGTGGATTTGCAAggggggtggtgtggttcccgTCACGGGGTAACTGGCAGGCCGCGCTTCATCTCAAGCTAAGCTGACTGATCACGGAGACTCTCCTCTACCTGCTTGTGCAAAACTTTCAGGAGTCCTTGAGTCAGGCCTGTGTCTGTTTTCTGAGTGGCCACGGGCATTTCGATTCGGTCCTTTACAGGAAGTGGATCTCCTCTTGCCAAAGCTGAAAAATACCTAACAACAGCAACAAGAGACATCTCTAAGGCTCATCATACACAAAAAGCACCTTAAGTAACGAGGTTTCTTAAATGACCCAGCGCGATGTGTTTAAGGAAGAGAGCTCTGGAGTCCATGGGTGGGCTTCAGTCCTGGCTCCTCCACGTAGCTCCCTGACCTGAGTTTccctgtgtgcctcagtttctctgacTGTGAAGCAAGGATAATGACAGTCTTGGGACTCCTGGGAGCACTAAGCGCGATACCTGCAGAGGGCTTAGCATGGCGCTAGGCAGGGGCTCTCAAAACACTGCTATTCTCATCACGCTAACACCTGAGCGGTCCTGAAACATGGCCAGAGGGCAGATTCTGGGCCCTGCAGTGATCCAAGCGCAGTGTCATGGTCCAGTCACCCCATCTTGACAGCTGGGGCCTGGACTCACCTTTGCTTGGCCTTGCTGCCTTTTCAAGGGCTTGACTTAACCATCTCTGCCTTTCAACTCTAAGGCGCCCGGACCAGGGGAGCCCTCGTGTGCTCCACTGGGAAGAGACAGCTCTGCTCGCTGGGCTAAGTCAGACGCCACCGACCCCCGACCCCTCACTTTTCCTGTCTGGtatctttttagtattttttttcccttgattgTTCCTTTCTGGGACACAGATATTGCTGCTTACATTGGGGATGAGCGGGGGCATGGAAACAGTTCAGGGCAACAGTCAGgagtgggt
This region includes:
- the ROPN1L gene encoding ropporin-1-like protein — encoded protein: MPLPDSMFCAQQIHIPPELPDILKQFTKAAIRTQPADVLQWSAGYFSALARGDPLPVKDRIEMPVATQKTDTGLTQGLLKVLHKQCGHKQYVDLADLEQKWKNLCLPVEKFRALLQLDPCGKNMEWMKFLALGCSMLGGSLNSAMKNLCEILTTDPEGGPARIPFETFSYVYRYLSGLDSEIPAADTESYLASLKENISTRKSGLIALSDFFVLKRKF